aattgctGCTTATTGAACTTAAGCGCCTACCCTCCTATGCAAAGAGGTTGGGAGATAAAGGTGCTAACATTATTGACGATTATATTTCAAAGGGATGGCTCCCAGGTCTTTAAGGAAGACATCCTGGGTTGTAAAATTGATGACAAAGGGGTGGTCAGGCCCTTGCAGTCAGGAAGAAACATGTTTTAACTTTAGTCAAGCTGCAGGGAATGTTAAGGCAGTCTTAATCAGTTGATATCCAAAATTTCTACTCTTGTTCCAAACTTGTAATTCTTGAGTGTTTTAATATGGTTCAGTTAGCTAACCTCCATACCTGGACAGAAGTTCTAAACTACATTCACAAATATCTTGAGTTCTAAACTTAAATGGCAGTAGTCTTAACCATGGGTGATTGAGCAACAAATCCAGAATGGTGACTGGGATCCATGAGCCACAGAGACCTGCGGTGGTGGTAACAGATCATAGATGAGCAGACATCAAGAGTATCAGTTGACTTAGataacccaaaatataaaaagcaagtcTGCAATTATCAGATGTCGGCTACCACAATCGAATATCCTGATTCTTTTCCCAGTTTCTAGATGAAATCTGTTTTTAGACACAAAGCCTAAAAGAAATTAAGGGGGAGGTGGGTCCCCCTTTTAGAAATCCAtaaatagtttttcaaaatggTGCTATCCCTTGAAGACTCCACTTGATGGAAAGTAGATTCTGTCAGACTCCTTCCATTCTGGAGTGGTCAGCAACTCATCTTTATCAGGACGGagatttttgtgtttatgtttgCCTTTCCTGTTGCAGTGCCTTGGCAAACACCACCATCCCAAGACTTAACACATTATCCAATTGCTTTATGGTGAAGAAGataggaaaacaaacatttatcagaAGATCCACTGGTCCTAACATACTCTACCTCGGCTGAAGCTGCCCAGAATCACATACCTAGAGAGTAGTGATTCTGTGATTCTGTCCTTACTCTCCTGAATTGTAATCCAGTAATTGACATCATCCTTAAAGACATGTTTCCTTTCACACAGATTTTATCACTGTGTGTTCTCCTGTGTTGGGCCCTTGGTAAATTCACCTGCACAACAAGGCAACTAAACCAAATGATGTATCAGAGCCTGGTCAATTCTGATACTCTGGACCCAGAAGTTTTTCTACatttagtgatatatttttatAGCTTATTTTGGAAgtgcactcaataaacatttggagAAACGTTCAACCTTGCTAATAGCCAAATAATTAATCCATCAGTGAATATTCTGTTTGGACACATAATGTGATCAGAAACTCTGAGATCCTGGATTTAAGCTCTATTAGGGCAaaggtttttttctgtgtttttttttctttcagtgctgtTTTCCAGACATCTCTTGCAGCCTAGCACACCAAAGGTGCTTAGTTAATAAGAACTAACAATGGTTATTGATAAAATGCACTACTTTTCATAATCCTCATGCAACTGTTCTGAACTGGTAGTAGCATAAGTGGCCCCAGGACTGGAAATCCAAGGTGAGGTGCAGTAATAGGAAAGTGAAAGGAGGGGACGCAGAGGGTAGAACTGAGGATAACGGAGGAGTCAACATAAGAGGTTGAAGTACCTAGAAAAAGTACTCGCAAGGCAGCTCTGGGCAATGTCACTTACTTATGGAGGACGGGTGAGAAGCACAACTCAGTGTGATTAGGAGGTAGGATTTCTTTAGCAGCCACCTGCTGCTACCACTGTCAGCTCAAAAGCCCAGGACTAGTGTTCCCATCACTGAACATAGAGTGTTATCCTGAGAACTTTTTGTAAAGCCCTCTTGATGTCCCTGTTCCGTAGGCTGTAGATGAAGGGATTCAGCATCGGGGTGACCACGGTGTACATCAATGAGGCAATCATGCCCCTCCAGGAAGATGCATCAGAACTGAGATACACACCAAGCCCTGTCCCATAGAACAAAGAAACCACAGACAAGTGAGATGCACAGGTGGAGAATGTCTTATACTTCCCATTAGCTGATGGGATTCTCAGGATTGAGGAGGCAATTCGGCTATAGGAGTAAAGGATCCCTGAGAAGGGAACAATGCCAAGAAGGCCAGTCACCATGTATTGCAGGATGTGATTGACCAATGTGTCTGAGCAGGCAAGCATGAGGGCCTGAGTAAGTTCACAGTAAAAGTGTGGAATTACCCGGTTGGTGCAGAAGGACAGCCACAACATTAAGAGACTCTGGATCAGGGAGTATGACAAGCTGATGAACCAGGACACAAGAACCAGGAGGCCACAGAGCCACGGGTTCATGATGACTGTGTAGTGCAAGGGGTGACAGATGGCTACAAAccggtcataggccatcacagTGAGGAGAAAAGTGTCCATACCTccaaaaaccatgaaaaa
This DNA window, taken from Neofelis nebulosa isolate mNeoNeb1 chromosome 4, mNeoNeb1.pri, whole genome shotgun sequence, encodes the following:
- the LOC131508637 gene encoding olfactory receptor 7A17-like, with the translated sequence MEPRNQTSVSEFLLLGFSQDSEHQPILFGLFLSMYLVTVLGNLLIIVAVSSDSHLHTPMYFFLANLSFADICFISTTIPKMLVNIQTQSKSITYAGCIAQMYFFMVFGGMDTFLLTVMAYDRFVAICHPLHYTVIMNPWLCGLLVLVSWFISLSYSLIQSLLMLWLSFCTNRVIPHFYCELTQALMLACSDTLVNHILQYMVTGLLGIVPFSGILYSYSRIASSILRIPSANGKYKTFSTCASHLSVVSLFYGTGLGVYLSSDASSWRGMIASLMYTVVTPMLNPFIYSLRNRDIKRALQKVLRITLYVQ